TTACATTACGTAACGTACCTGGAGCTTATTAGTTTTGTACAACGCAAAGTAACttgtatttttatacaaaattctaAACGATCGTTTTCTCTGAATCTAAATTTTCATACTTGGTACAAAAATATCTCAAGTATTACTTGAGATATTTTTGTACCAAGTATGAAAATACTTGCacaataaaaagatatcttAAAGAATAATTAGCTAACCAGCACTTTTGGTTTgtccattaaaaatataacatttcagTAAGAAGCCCATTTAACAGcataacatataaaacattattatttcggtaataagataaattacttttaaacacTCTCATAAAATGCATTATTTACATACGCTTTTTCTGGATTTGGGAAACAATCTTAAAATTCAAATAGCCTGCAATAGctgaaaaatgtttgaaatccAATTTTAGAcagaaaatgtatatattttttgaagaacaGGAACTGTTCTTATTCTTACACCAAGGagactaaatatttcaacagcGAGTGCTCTATCAATTTGACTATTGATATTGTCAATCTTTTGTATACTAGAATTCCTTAgttcaaaacttttgttaaattactGATTTTTGGGTATcatatcaaaaactaaaataaggCAATGGGAAAATGACTATTTTATTGATGGTTTGATGAAGTTTCTTCTTAAAGTTGTTCAGTTCAGTTTTTGCATGTTGTCCATaaaccaaaaatcaacaaatatacgTATTCATTTTTCATCACTGATATTTTGTGTATTTAGTTGTTGTGTATGTTCATGTAagaatttaaatctttttttttttttttggttacagacttgaataaaacattttctccctttctatttttatacgGCAGATTAGATTGTCTTAGTTGCTTTTTCACATTCTGCGTCCAAGTTTTAGGAGCATATTTTacctttaaagtttttgttgttgtttttctgtAAGAAAAACTTCAGCATCTACCATTCTGAcgtaaataacttttgattggataaaacGGAGATAGcacattataattttaatttataatcaggattaaggagatagaacaaaatgcAATGTCAGGTATaataagttaactttttttttttactgatttatttcaaaaaaataaatatatcatctataaaaaaaaaaaaaattgacctgactcaatttttttgatttataagaTTTCAGTATCGACCGCCGTGGTGAACAGACGTAATTCTAACAgctcaaaaaagaaagaaaaaaaaaaaaaaattaaaaatggcgaTTACTTTATCCGAAATAAAAGATATGTTCATTCAgcacaaaaaagaaatacaaacattatttaaagaacaagaaaaagtaTTTGTGGACTTACTTAgcgataatttaaaaataatcaatacaCGCCTAGATGatattgaaacaaaaacatTGCATTGCACTAAAAGAATACACTTGCtagaaaatgatataaaagacttaaaagaaaGCTTAAATTTTCACGAACATTTAATCGACCAAAAGGTGAAAGCTGCTAATGATTCTAAAGAACTTGAAAGCTCttataatattacaattttaaacgaaaaatgcAGAATCTCCGAAGATAGATCGCGGCGTAATAACTTAAGGATAGACGGAATTCCTGAAAATATCAACGAAACTTGGGATGAAACTGAACAAAAGGTTCAGAATTTATTATGTGTAAATTTAGGAATAAAAGGAGTCGAAATTGAAAGAGCGCATAGAGTTGGATCGAGAAAAGAAGCCCGATCCCGAACCATTATATTGAAGTTGTTAAGGTTTAAAGATAAATCAAACATTCTAAAAGAAACAAGAAAACTCAAAGGTCTAAATATTTACGTCAATGAAGATTTCTCTCAAGAGACGGCAAGAATACGAAGGAAGTTATTTTCTGAAGCGAAAGTGAGAAAACTAAATGGAGAAAATGTAATCGTCAGGTATgacaaacttattattttaaaaaatgtttataataattcaAAATGATATAGCTAGAAATctaatcatttttaatcttaattttaaatattataataattaaaatggtTAACAAATCAAACGtaacaaatcttttagaaatttttaataaacaaaacacacttCTTTTGAATAATGATAATGATCCAGATGTAAACTTTTTTGAGGACGTCATAATCAACTctaactattttgatattgagGAAGTATCTAACCTCATGAATGCGTCACAAATGTTATTTTCAACTCTAACTTTAAACATTCGTAGTATgaacaaaaactttgaaagttttaaatcaatgcttaaaaatataaactctgAGTTTACGGTAATATGCTTAATAGAAACATGGTgcagaaatgaaaaaaataattttcaaattccaGGTTATAAGGCAATCCACCAAACTCGAGGTGGTGGCATTGGTGGCGGTGTTTGCATTTTTGTTCATGACTCAATCCATTTTCagaaaatagaaattttaagtACTCAAAACACGGACTTTGAATTTCTAACTATCGAATTATTAAACcacaataatcaaaaaaacattttaataactgCTTTGTATAGACCGCCTTGCGGaaataagaaatcttttttaaaacacttaaaatgctacttaaaaaaaataaagcacaaaCAAATTTACATCACGGGAGACTATAACCTAAATCTTCTTAATGTTAAAACTGATAGCGATGTAAAACGTTTCTCAAACACTCTTTTTCAGTACAACATTATTCCCTTAATTAACAAACCTACTCGCGTAACTCTTCAAACCGAATCTctcattgataatatttttactaacaaCTTTACAACATGCAACATTCAAAGCGGAATCATAAAAAGCGATATAAGCGACCACTTTCCAATCTTTTTCATTtcggatttttttaaaaaaggaaaaaaatgcAAAGTACAAAGGGAAGTAAAAAGGCAGGTTAATGAAACTAATATTGAGGCGTTTAGAAATTATTTACTCAAAGTAAACTGGAAACAACTCAATAATTGCAAAGATGTTAATATagcttatgattttttttacaatgagtTCATTAATGTTTACAACAAAGCGTTTCCGATGAAGGAAATAAAAACTAAGCTTAAAAACCTGCAAAGTCCCTGGATTACAAAAGGGCTTATTAAatcttcaaagaaaaaacaaagactatatgaaaaattcttaaaaaataaaacttatcaaaacgaaaaaaaatataaaatttacaaaaacctGTTTGAAAACCTGAaaaagaaagctaaaaaaaattatttctcaaaatcactacaaaataatattggtaataacaaaaaaacttgggATATAATAAAGGAAGTGataggaaaaaataaacaagatcaTGGTAATActttaccaaaatatatatacactgaaGATGAAAGAACAGTAATTAATGAGCGAAAAGTTATAGCAgagagttttaataattattttataaacgtCGGTCAAAACctagcaaataaaataactcccggaaataaaaattttaaatcatatattaaaGAAGAGGACTGTGTGATGGATGAGCTTGAAGTATCTCCTGATGAACTTCGGTTTgcttttaatatgttaaaaccAAACAAAAGCTCAGGTCTTGATGACATAAGCCCAAGGgttgttaaagaagtttttgatattattgaaaaacccttactaattatttttaatctttcatttaaTAATGGTA
This genomic interval from Hydra vulgaris chromosome 01, alternate assembly HydraT2T_AEP contains the following:
- the LOC136074196 gene encoding uncharacterized protein LOC136074196, translating into MVNKSNVTNLLEIFNKQNTLLLNNDNDPDVNFFEDVIINSNYFDIEEVSNLMNASQMLFSTLTLNIRSMNKNFESFKSMLKNINSEFTVICLIETWCRNEKNNFQIPGYKAIHQTRGGGIGGGVCIFVHDSIHFQKIEILSTQNTDFEFLTIELLNHNNQKNILITALYRPPCGNKKSFLKHLKCYLKKIKHKQIYITGDYNLNLLNVKTDSDVKRFSNTLFQYNIIPLINKPTRVTLQTESLIDNIFTNNFTTCNIQSGIIKSDISDHFPIFFISDFFKKGKKCKVQREVKRQVNETNIEAFRNYLLKVNWKQLNNCKDVNIAYDFFYNEFINVYNKAFPMKEIKTKLKNLQSPWITKGLIKSSKKKQRLYEKFLKNKTYQNEKKYKIYKNLFENLKKKAKKNYFSKSLQNNIGNNKKTWDIIKEVIGKNKQDHGNTLPKYIYTEDERTVINERKVIAESFNNYFINVGQNLANKITPGNKNFKSYIKEEDCVMDELEVSPDELRFAFNMLKPNKSSGLDDISPRVVKEVFDIIEKPLLIIFNLSFNNDILVFSCSTLRLNIFDIIISRG